The window GGGGCCTCGCCGAATCCTATCTCCGACGTCAGGAGCGCACCGAGCAGCCTGCCCTCATCGCGGGTCGCGATGACGATCGATTGCCCGCATGCAATGCGCGTCTCAATCACCTCGCGCGGCCATTGCCCGAGCAGCATGCCGCCGCGGTCGCCGGCGTTGGCCGTCAGCAGCGCTGAGATCGCTTCCGCATCCGACGATGTGGCGAGCCTGGTCTCGATCATCGCCGACGGACCGGATCGGCAGGCTGCATGCCGGCGCAGCTCATGCCTTCTTCTTCGCGGTTGCGCGAGCGCCCGCGGCCGCCTTCTTTGCAGGCTTCTTCGCAGTTTTGCTGGATTTGGCCTGGTTGAGCTCGATCGCAGCATGGATCAGGGCCTTCAGCGCGCGGTCGTTGATCTTGTCGCCCTCGAACAGATCGATCGCGCGCCGCACGTTGCCTTCGAAGCCGGTGTTGAACAGCTTGTCGGGGTCGGGAAGTTGCGCGCCATACATGAAGGTCAGCTTCACCTTGCCCTTGTGGGCGTTGCCGACCGCGATGATGCCGTCGCGCGACCACACCGGGCTGCCCATCCACTTCCATTCCTCGATGATTTCCGAGTCGGCGGCGAGGATGCTCTTGCGCAGGCTGGCGAGCGTCTTGCCGCGCCAGTCGGTGAGATCCTCGATCATCTGGTCGATACGTTCCGATGCCGTCATTGCTGCCTCGCGTTATCAGCCTGTCCCATGCAATCACATTTGGAATGTCCAGACATCACGCTTGTGATGCCCGGGCTCACGCTTGCGACGCCCGGGTCGATGCCCCACGCTC of the Bradyrhizobium quebecense genome contains:
- a CDS encoding DUF1801 domain-containing protein, coding for MTASERIDQMIEDLTDWRGKTLASLRKSILAADSEIIEEWKWMGSPVWSRDGIIAVGNAHKGKVKLTFMYGAQLPDPDKLFNTGFEGNVRRAIDLFEGDKINDRALKALIHAAIELNQAKSSKTAKKPAKKAAAGARATAKKKA